From one Brevundimonas sp. PAMC22021 genomic stretch:
- the ruvX gene encoding Holliday junction resolvase RuvX has translation MPVLDLLDLSAACPPETPWMGLDLGEKTIGVAVSDATRLIASPLELIRKSKFSVEAEQLFRLMDHRKVSALVIGLPVNMDGTEGPRAQSCRAFARNLERLRPVNIAFWDERLSTSAVERFLIEDLDLNRKRRAGVIDRTAAAWILQGALDRVRDQATWI, from the coding sequence GTGCCCGTTCTCGACCTTCTCGACCTGTCCGCCGCCTGCCCGCCCGAGACGCCGTGGATGGGGCTGGACCTGGGGGAGAAGACCATCGGCGTCGCCGTATCCGACGCTACGCGGCTGATCGCCTCGCCGTTGGAGCTGATCCGCAAATCCAAGTTCAGTGTCGAGGCCGAGCAGCTGTTCCGACTGATGGACCACCGCAAGGTCTCCGCCCTCGTCATCGGCCTGCCGGTCAACATGGACGGGACGGAGGGACCGCGCGCCCAGTCGTGCCGCGCCTTCGCCCGAAACCTCGAGCGGCTGCGTCCCGTCAACATCGCCTTCTGGGACGAGCGGCTGTCGACCAGCGCGGTGGAACGCTTTCTGATCGAAGACCTGGACCTGAACCGCAAGCGGCGCGCGGGCGTGATCGACCGCACGGCCGCCGCCTGGATCCTGCAAGGGGCGCTGGACCGGGTGCGTGACCAGGCGACCTGGATCTGA